The following proteins are co-located in the Dromiciops gliroides isolate mDroGli1 chromosome 2, mDroGli1.pri, whole genome shotgun sequence genome:
- the NOP9 gene encoding nucleolar protein 9 isoform X4 has translation MLQELLASSPPGPLSRLLAALLPHLRAVACHRSGAHVLQSVLLQLPRFPGALAKQEEGDVKDGDPETLEELVLKLASEVRDALGLYSGDTHGSFVVRTLLQVLGGTILESEIARPRGPQSLDGQRVPVREFKPTSFEVPDTFLSCLQELSSCFLKDISVFITGKVSSFCLQVALQVLHRKLPKACSCLCDSVIKYLSTRNSAADGSPLMLFLRDQTSSRLLEQVFLVSEPSRLQSLFEDHFQGQLQALAAHPIANFPLQRLLDSITTPELLSQVFEELSPALEAVLAQGHPGVVIALVGACRRVGTHQAQILQLLLEAFHCAEPPSRQVACVPLFGSLTAYEVYYGLEEEEDAPSEHKVEVAAARPLGEVTVTGSLLLQHLLHFSTLGPVLRSLTSMEGPQLLALAQSPAGSHVLDAVLTSSTVTRKQRRRVLRPLKGHYVALACSRHGSRVLDAIWNGSTLGTRKEIAAELGEQNQELMRDPFGHHVARNVALGTFLKRRGDWEQQQGAVAKRRKVLSTILGD, from the exons ATGCTGCAGGAGCTCCTGGCTTCCAGCCCCCCGGGCCCACTGAGCCGCTTGCTGGCCGCTCTCTTACCTCACTTGCGCGCGGTGGCTTGTCACCGAAGTGGCGCCCACGTGTTGCAGAGTGTCCTGCTGCAGCTGCCCCGATTTCCAGGGGCTCTTGCTAAGCAGGAAGAAGGAGATGTAAAGGATGGAGACCCTGAGACCCTGGAGGAGCTGGTGCTGAAGCTGGCATCAGAGGTGCGTGATGCCTTAGGCCTCTACAGTGGAGACACTCATGGCAGCTTCGTGGTCAGGACTCTGCTACAGGTGTTAGGGGGGACAATCTTGGAGTCTGAGATAGCCAGACCCCGGGGTCCCCAGTCACTTG ATGGGCAGCGGGTCCCAGTTCGAGAATTTAAGCCAACCAGTTTTGAGGTTCCTGATACCTTCTTGAGCTGCTTACAAGAACTGAGTTCCTGTTTTCTGAAGGATATTTCTG TGTTCATCACTGGCAAGGTCTCCAGTTTCTGCCTCCAAGTAGCATTGCAGGTACTGCATCGGAAACTTCCCAAGGCTTGTTCCTgtctttgtgattctgtgatcaaATACCTGAGTACTCGAAACTCTGCAGCTGATGGCAG CCCTTTGATGCTATTCCTACGGGACCAGACAAGCTCCAGACTACTAGAGCAAGTATTTCTGGTGTCAGAACCTTCACGGCTACAGAGCCTCTTTGAGGATCACTTCCAGGGGCAGCTGCAGGCTCTAGCTGCACATCCAATTGCCAACTTCCCCTTGCAGCGTCTACTTGATTCCATTACTACCCCCGAGTTG CTGTCCCAAGTGTTTGAGGAGTTGAGTCCTGCTCTGGAAGCTGTGCTGGCACAAGGCCACCCAGGTGTAGTCATTGCCTTGGTGGGTGCCTGCCGTAGAGTTGGGACCCACCAGGCCCAGATTTTGCAGTTGCTGCTGGAG GCATTCCACTGTGCAGAACCCCCATCCCGGCAGGTGGCATGTGTACCCCTCTTTGGCTCCCTGACAGCCTATGAGGTGTACTATGgactggaggaagaggaggatgcaCCTTCTGAGCATAAG gtAGAGGTGGCTGCAGCCCGGCCCTTGGGGGAAGTGACTGTCACTGGGTCACTGTTGCTTCAGCACCTGCTGCACTTCTCAACCCTGGGCCCTGTGCTTCGAAGTCTAACTTCTATGGAAGGACCACAGCTTCTGGCCCTAGCCCAAAGCCCTGCTGGTTCCCATGTCCTGGATGCTGTGCTGACTAGCTCTACTGTGACTAGAAAACAGCGTCGCAGAGTCCTACGACCTCTCAAG GGACACTATGTGGCTCTGGCCTGCAGCCGTCATGGCAGTCGAGTACTGGATGCCATCTGGAATGGATCAACTTTGGGGACCCGAAAGGAGATTGCTGCTGAGTTGG gggaacagaaccaggagctgATGAGAGATCCCTTTGGCCATCATGTGGCCCGAAATGTAGCCCTGGGCACTTTCCTGAAGCGACGAGGAGACTGGGAACAGCAGCAAGGGGCAGTGGCCAAGCGAAGAAAAGTACTGAGCACCATACTTGGAGACTGA
- the NOP9 gene encoding nucleolar protein 9 isoform X1, which translates to MGVRPHFPQKPGRRLPGGGGRGRARPERGPDTQPRPAPDPYPRPAPESLTYFRRALEALKEAPETGEERELLIHNVLKELETQALALATDRAGSGMLQELLASSPPGPLSRLLAALLPHLRAVACHRSGAHVLQSVLLQLPRFPGALAKQEEGDVKDGDPETLEELVLKLASEVRDALGLYSGDTHGSFVVRTLLQVLGGTILESEIARPRGPQSLDGQRVPVREFKPTSFEVPDTFLSCLQELSSCFLKDISVFITGKVSSFCLQVALQVLHRKLPKACSCLCDSVIKYLSTRNSAADGSPLMLFLRDQTSSRLLEQVFLVSEPSRLQSLFEDHFQGQLQALAAHPIANFPLQRLLDSITTPELLSQVFEELSPALEAVLAQGHPGVVIALVGACRRVGTHQAQILQLLLEAFHCAEPPSRQVACVPLFGSLTAYEVYYGLEEEEDAPSEHKVEVAAARPLGEVTVTGSLLLQHLLHFSTLGPVLRSLTSMEGPQLLALAQSPAGSHVLDAVLTSSTVTRKQRRRVLRPLKGHYVALACSRHGSRVLDAIWNGSTLGTRKEIAAELGEQNQELMRDPFGHHVARNVALGTFLKRRGDWEQQQGAVAKRRKVLSTILGD; encoded by the exons ATGGGGGTGCGCCCACACTTCCCCCAGAAGCCGGGGCGTCGGCTGCCCGGCGGGGGTGGCCGAGGTCGGGCGCGGCCGGAGCGGGGCCCTGACACCCAACCTCGGCCGGCTCCGGACCCATACCCTCGTCCGGCCCCCGAGTCACTGACCTACTTTCGCCGGGCCCTGGAGGCGCTGAAAGAGGCGCCCGAGACCGGGGAGGAGCGCG aGCTTTTGATACATAATGTGCTGAAGGAGTTAGAGACGCAGGCCCTGGCCTTGGCCACAGACCGGGCAGGCAGTGGGATGCTGCAGGAGCTCCTGGCTTCCAGCCCCCCGGGCCCACTGAGCCGCTTGCTGGCCGCTCTCTTACCTCACTTGCGCGCGGTGGCTTGTCACCGAAGTGGCGCCCACGTGTTGCAGAGTGTCCTGCTGCAGCTGCCCCGATTTCCAGGGGCTCTTGCTAAGCAGGAAGAAGGAGATGTAAAGGATGGAGACCCTGAGACCCTGGAGGAGCTGGTGCTGAAGCTGGCATCAGAGGTGCGTGATGCCTTAGGCCTCTACAGTGGAGACACTCATGGCAGCTTCGTGGTCAGGACTCTGCTACAGGTGTTAGGGGGGACAATCTTGGAGTCTGAGATAGCCAGACCCCGGGGTCCCCAGTCACTTG ATGGGCAGCGGGTCCCAGTTCGAGAATTTAAGCCAACCAGTTTTGAGGTTCCTGATACCTTCTTGAGCTGCTTACAAGAACTGAGTTCCTGTTTTCTGAAGGATATTTCTG TGTTCATCACTGGCAAGGTCTCCAGTTTCTGCCTCCAAGTAGCATTGCAGGTACTGCATCGGAAACTTCCCAAGGCTTGTTCCTgtctttgtgattctgtgatcaaATACCTGAGTACTCGAAACTCTGCAGCTGATGGCAG CCCTTTGATGCTATTCCTACGGGACCAGACAAGCTCCAGACTACTAGAGCAAGTATTTCTGGTGTCAGAACCTTCACGGCTACAGAGCCTCTTTGAGGATCACTTCCAGGGGCAGCTGCAGGCTCTAGCTGCACATCCAATTGCCAACTTCCCCTTGCAGCGTCTACTTGATTCCATTACTACCCCCGAGTTG CTGTCCCAAGTGTTTGAGGAGTTGAGTCCTGCTCTGGAAGCTGTGCTGGCACAAGGCCACCCAGGTGTAGTCATTGCCTTGGTGGGTGCCTGCCGTAGAGTTGGGACCCACCAGGCCCAGATTTTGCAGTTGCTGCTGGAG GCATTCCACTGTGCAGAACCCCCATCCCGGCAGGTGGCATGTGTACCCCTCTTTGGCTCCCTGACAGCCTATGAGGTGTACTATGgactggaggaagaggaggatgcaCCTTCTGAGCATAAG gtAGAGGTGGCTGCAGCCCGGCCCTTGGGGGAAGTGACTGTCACTGGGTCACTGTTGCTTCAGCACCTGCTGCACTTCTCAACCCTGGGCCCTGTGCTTCGAAGTCTAACTTCTATGGAAGGACCACAGCTTCTGGCCCTAGCCCAAAGCCCTGCTGGTTCCCATGTCCTGGATGCTGTGCTGACTAGCTCTACTGTGACTAGAAAACAGCGTCGCAGAGTCCTACGACCTCTCAAG GGACACTATGTGGCTCTGGCCTGCAGCCGTCATGGCAGTCGAGTACTGGATGCCATCTGGAATGGATCAACTTTGGGGACCCGAAAGGAGATTGCTGCTGAGTTGG gggaacagaaccaggagctgATGAGAGATCCCTTTGGCCATCATGTGGCCCGAAATGTAGCCCTGGGCACTTTCCTGAAGCGACGAGGAGACTGGGAACAGCAGCAAGGGGCAGTGGCCAAGCGAAGAAAAGTACTGAGCACCATACTTGGAGACTGA
- the NOP9 gene encoding nucleolar protein 9 isoform X3, whose amino-acid sequence MGVRPHFPQKPGRRLPGGGGRGRARPERGPDTQPRPAPDPYPRPAPESLTYFRRALEALKEAPETGEERELLIHNVLKELETQALALATDRAGSGMLQELLASSPPGPLSRLLAALLPHLRAVACHRSGAHVLQSVLLQLPRFPGALAKQEEGDVKDGDPETLEELVLKLASEVRDALGLYSGDTHGSFVVRTLLQVLGGTILESEIARPRGPQSLDGQRVPVREFKPTSFEVPDTFLSCLQELSSCFLKDISVFITGKVSSFCLQVALQVLHRKLPKACSCLCDSVIKYLSTRNSAADGSPLMLFLRDQTSSRLLEQVFLVSEPSRLQSLFEDHFQGQLQALAAHPIANFPLQRLLDSITTPELAFHCAEPPSRQVACVPLFGSLTAYEVYYGLEEEEDAPSEHKVEVAAARPLGEVTVTGSLLLQHLLHFSTLGPVLRSLTSMEGPQLLALAQSPAGSHVLDAVLTSSTVTRKQRRRVLRPLKGHYVALACSRHGSRVLDAIWNGSTLGTRKEIAAELGEQNQELMRDPFGHHVARNVALGTFLKRRGDWEQQQGAVAKRRKVLSTILGD is encoded by the exons ATGGGGGTGCGCCCACACTTCCCCCAGAAGCCGGGGCGTCGGCTGCCCGGCGGGGGTGGCCGAGGTCGGGCGCGGCCGGAGCGGGGCCCTGACACCCAACCTCGGCCGGCTCCGGACCCATACCCTCGTCCGGCCCCCGAGTCACTGACCTACTTTCGCCGGGCCCTGGAGGCGCTGAAAGAGGCGCCCGAGACCGGGGAGGAGCGCG aGCTTTTGATACATAATGTGCTGAAGGAGTTAGAGACGCAGGCCCTGGCCTTGGCCACAGACCGGGCAGGCAGTGGGATGCTGCAGGAGCTCCTGGCTTCCAGCCCCCCGGGCCCACTGAGCCGCTTGCTGGCCGCTCTCTTACCTCACTTGCGCGCGGTGGCTTGTCACCGAAGTGGCGCCCACGTGTTGCAGAGTGTCCTGCTGCAGCTGCCCCGATTTCCAGGGGCTCTTGCTAAGCAGGAAGAAGGAGATGTAAAGGATGGAGACCCTGAGACCCTGGAGGAGCTGGTGCTGAAGCTGGCATCAGAGGTGCGTGATGCCTTAGGCCTCTACAGTGGAGACACTCATGGCAGCTTCGTGGTCAGGACTCTGCTACAGGTGTTAGGGGGGACAATCTTGGAGTCTGAGATAGCCAGACCCCGGGGTCCCCAGTCACTTG ATGGGCAGCGGGTCCCAGTTCGAGAATTTAAGCCAACCAGTTTTGAGGTTCCTGATACCTTCTTGAGCTGCTTACAAGAACTGAGTTCCTGTTTTCTGAAGGATATTTCTG TGTTCATCACTGGCAAGGTCTCCAGTTTCTGCCTCCAAGTAGCATTGCAGGTACTGCATCGGAAACTTCCCAAGGCTTGTTCCTgtctttgtgattctgtgatcaaATACCTGAGTACTCGAAACTCTGCAGCTGATGGCAG CCCTTTGATGCTATTCCTACGGGACCAGACAAGCTCCAGACTACTAGAGCAAGTATTTCTGGTGTCAGAACCTTCACGGCTACAGAGCCTCTTTGAGGATCACTTCCAGGGGCAGCTGCAGGCTCTAGCTGCACATCCAATTGCCAACTTCCCCTTGCAGCGTCTACTTGATTCCATTACTACCCCCGAGTTG GCATTCCACTGTGCAGAACCCCCATCCCGGCAGGTGGCATGTGTACCCCTCTTTGGCTCCCTGACAGCCTATGAGGTGTACTATGgactggaggaagaggaggatgcaCCTTCTGAGCATAAG gtAGAGGTGGCTGCAGCCCGGCCCTTGGGGGAAGTGACTGTCACTGGGTCACTGTTGCTTCAGCACCTGCTGCACTTCTCAACCCTGGGCCCTGTGCTTCGAAGTCTAACTTCTATGGAAGGACCACAGCTTCTGGCCCTAGCCCAAAGCCCTGCTGGTTCCCATGTCCTGGATGCTGTGCTGACTAGCTCTACTGTGACTAGAAAACAGCGTCGCAGAGTCCTACGACCTCTCAAG GGACACTATGTGGCTCTGGCCTGCAGCCGTCATGGCAGTCGAGTACTGGATGCCATCTGGAATGGATCAACTTTGGGGACCCGAAAGGAGATTGCTGCTGAGTTGG gggaacagaaccaggagctgATGAGAGATCCCTTTGGCCATCATGTGGCCCGAAATGTAGCCCTGGGCACTTTCCTGAAGCGACGAGGAGACTGGGAACAGCAGCAAGGGGCAGTGGCCAAGCGAAGAAAAGTACTGAGCACCATACTTGGAGACTGA
- the NOP9 gene encoding nucleolar protein 9 isoform X2: MGVRPHFPQKPGRRLPGGGGRGRARPERGPDTQPRPAPDPYPRPAPESLTYFRRALEALKEAPETGEERELLIHNVLKELETQALALATDRAGSGMLQELLASSPPGPLSRLLAALLPHLRAVACHRSGAHVLQSVLLQLPRFPGALAKQEEGDVKDGDPETLEELVLKLASEVCVLTFTSDGQRVPVREFKPTSFEVPDTFLSCLQELSSCFLKDISVFITGKVSSFCLQVALQVLHRKLPKACSCLCDSVIKYLSTRNSAADGSPLMLFLRDQTSSRLLEQVFLVSEPSRLQSLFEDHFQGQLQALAAHPIANFPLQRLLDSITTPELLSQVFEELSPALEAVLAQGHPGVVIALVGACRRVGTHQAQILQLLLEAFHCAEPPSRQVACVPLFGSLTAYEVYYGLEEEEDAPSEHKVEVAAARPLGEVTVTGSLLLQHLLHFSTLGPVLRSLTSMEGPQLLALAQSPAGSHVLDAVLTSSTVTRKQRRRVLRPLKGHYVALACSRHGSRVLDAIWNGSTLGTRKEIAAELGEQNQELMRDPFGHHVARNVALGTFLKRRGDWEQQQGAVAKRRKVLSTILGD; this comes from the exons ATGGGGGTGCGCCCACACTTCCCCCAGAAGCCGGGGCGTCGGCTGCCCGGCGGGGGTGGCCGAGGTCGGGCGCGGCCGGAGCGGGGCCCTGACACCCAACCTCGGCCGGCTCCGGACCCATACCCTCGTCCGGCCCCCGAGTCACTGACCTACTTTCGCCGGGCCCTGGAGGCGCTGAAAGAGGCGCCCGAGACCGGGGAGGAGCGCG aGCTTTTGATACATAATGTGCTGAAGGAGTTAGAGACGCAGGCCCTGGCCTTGGCCACAGACCGGGCAGGCAGTGGGATGCTGCAGGAGCTCCTGGCTTCCAGCCCCCCGGGCCCACTGAGCCGCTTGCTGGCCGCTCTCTTACCTCACTTGCGCGCGGTGGCTTGTCACCGAAGTGGCGCCCACGTGTTGCAGAGTGTCCTGCTGCAGCTGCCCCGATTTCCAGGGGCTCTTGCTAAGCAGGAAGAAGGAGATGTAAAGGATGGAGACCCTGAGACCCTGGAGGAGCTGGTGCTGAAGCTGGCATCAGAG GTATGTGTTCTCACCTTTACTTCAGATGGGCAGCGGGTCCCAGTTCGAGAATTTAAGCCAACCAGTTTTGAGGTTCCTGATACCTTCTTGAGCTGCTTACAAGAACTGAGTTCCTGTTTTCTGAAGGATATTTCTG TGTTCATCACTGGCAAGGTCTCCAGTTTCTGCCTCCAAGTAGCATTGCAGGTACTGCATCGGAAACTTCCCAAGGCTTGTTCCTgtctttgtgattctgtgatcaaATACCTGAGTACTCGAAACTCTGCAGCTGATGGCAG CCCTTTGATGCTATTCCTACGGGACCAGACAAGCTCCAGACTACTAGAGCAAGTATTTCTGGTGTCAGAACCTTCACGGCTACAGAGCCTCTTTGAGGATCACTTCCAGGGGCAGCTGCAGGCTCTAGCTGCACATCCAATTGCCAACTTCCCCTTGCAGCGTCTACTTGATTCCATTACTACCCCCGAGTTG CTGTCCCAAGTGTTTGAGGAGTTGAGTCCTGCTCTGGAAGCTGTGCTGGCACAAGGCCACCCAGGTGTAGTCATTGCCTTGGTGGGTGCCTGCCGTAGAGTTGGGACCCACCAGGCCCAGATTTTGCAGTTGCTGCTGGAG GCATTCCACTGTGCAGAACCCCCATCCCGGCAGGTGGCATGTGTACCCCTCTTTGGCTCCCTGACAGCCTATGAGGTGTACTATGgactggaggaagaggaggatgcaCCTTCTGAGCATAAG gtAGAGGTGGCTGCAGCCCGGCCCTTGGGGGAAGTGACTGTCACTGGGTCACTGTTGCTTCAGCACCTGCTGCACTTCTCAACCCTGGGCCCTGTGCTTCGAAGTCTAACTTCTATGGAAGGACCACAGCTTCTGGCCCTAGCCCAAAGCCCTGCTGGTTCCCATGTCCTGGATGCTGTGCTGACTAGCTCTACTGTGACTAGAAAACAGCGTCGCAGAGTCCTACGACCTCTCAAG GGACACTATGTGGCTCTGGCCTGCAGCCGTCATGGCAGTCGAGTACTGGATGCCATCTGGAATGGATCAACTTTGGGGACCCGAAAGGAGATTGCTGCTGAGTTGG gggaacagaaccaggagctgATGAGAGATCCCTTTGGCCATCATGTGGCCCGAAATGTAGCCCTGGGCACTTTCCTGAAGCGACGAGGAGACTGGGAACAGCAGCAAGGGGCAGTGGCCAAGCGAAGAAAAGTACTGAGCACCATACTTGGAGACTGA